A stretch of DNA from Pirellulales bacterium:
CTGAAGATCAACATTCTCGCCAAACTCTTTGGCGGGCAAGGCACAATCAACGTCCCGTCCTGGTCGCCAGACAGCCGTCGGCTCGCGTTCGTGAGTTATCAGTTGGTGCCGTAACTCCGCGTTGCGAGTCACTTGCCTTTCTTCAGCAGCGCCGAGGTCAGAATCTCGAAGGTCTCGCGTGTGACGGACTTCAGCGTCATATCCATAACCATCACGACCTTGCCGTCGGGAGTGGAGATCTTCTTTCTCGCGGTGCCTACGTCGGGATCGGCCATGAAGTTTTCGTCGTCAATCTGCGCACCGTTCGTCGCCTTATACGTCCCCTTGAAATACGTCCAATGCCAGGCCGGGCCGAAGAGCGTGCCCGATCCTTCGATGGATTTCTTCGGGTCTTCGACTGTGAACGTATTTCCCTTTACCGGCAGGTTCATCGGATAGTCGTCCACGGTTCCGTCAGGCTTCACGACCACGGCGCGCTCCACGATTAGACTGCGGCCCGGGTCGTAGGTCTTATGAACCAGCATGGCCTGCGAGCCAAGCGACTGGCCGGATTCGCTGCTCAACTTGACTTCGCCCACGAAATACCAATCCTCAACCTCGGCCGCGATGCAGGTTTGGACCAACAGGGCCGATAGCATGACGACAAATGACGCTTTCATCGAGTCACCTCGGTTTCTTGGAGAGTTCGGATTGCCGACACGGCGCGGTATCCGGTGTTGCCTGGGTGCGCCTTCCGAAACGCCCCGTGCGGTTCGATGCACCCAACGACTTCTAAAGGATTTTTGCTTCGATGTGACACGTATTCGATCCGGATTCATTCGCGTTTCATCCATCTTTCACGCCCCGGCTGAGAAACGGCCGCCACCTCGTTGACCGACTCAGTCCTTCCGAGTAGTCTCGAAAGGTGCGCATTCGCTCCCCTCTCCCTCTCGCTAGACGGAGAGCGGCAAGTGCCATGTGTTGCGGCGGCGGGCTCTTCGTTCCTGATGCCCGATTTTTCTCAACATTCCGAGGAGCCAGAACGGTGCCTTGCCAATCGCTAATTCGCGCCGCCTTGTTTGCCTCTTTTGCCGCGGCGGCCATCGCCGCGCAACCGGCTCCTCCATCGCTTCCGGCCGGCAAACCGCTGACGATTCCCGTGGCCCCCAAGGGGCAGCGGTTCGCGGCTAGCGATCGGGCGGCGATCAAGAATCGAAAGTTCAGAATCCTCGAGCCGGGTGCGGCGCCGCCGAGTGCCGCGGCGCCTGGCGCCGCCGCTGCAGTGCAACCGAAGTTCGCGGCCTTGAACCTGGAATTCGCCGACGCCGATTCTTGCCGCGCTCTACAGGTGGACGGCGTATATGTAATTTCTCGCTACGACCGATTCGCTGATGTCATCGTCTCGCTAGAAGACGAGAAGACCGTGGACAATCTCTTCGCTGCGCCAGGGGTCGTGTGGGGCGAACCGGCGGGCGGCGCCGTGACGCCGCCGCCGCCGCCGTTGACGCCTGCAACGGAAATGGCGCGAGGTGTCCCTGAAGAAATCATTCGCGGCGGCATCAACGGCCTGACCGGCAAGGGAGTGATCGTGGCCGTCATCGACACGGGCGTCGATTTCCACCATCCCGACTTCATCTCCTACGATTCCGCTGGACGCCCGACCTCTCGCCTGCTGTATTTCTGGGACACCCTGCGCGTTCGTCGCCCCGGCGACGGGCTAGGCTCAGCGGCGCCGGTGACGTTTCCCGATGGCACTTCCATCGGCACGATATATAACCGCGACGAGATGACGGCCGACCTGCGGAACAATCAGCCGCAGATCAACGATTGCGACACGAACGGCCACGGGACGGCATGCGCGAGCATTGCCGCGGGGAACGGGCGAGCGGCGGGGGGGCGATACACCGGCGTGGCGCCCGATGCGGATATCGTCGCCGTGCGAGTCGGCGATGCTGCTGGGACAATGGTCGCGGGCTACTTGCTAGGCCCGATTTGCGACTGGTTGGAGAAGGTCGCGGGTCAATCTCCACTGGTAATCTCGTGCAGTTTCGGCGGCATTTATGGCGGCCACGACGGTTTTGCGATCAAGGAACGCCAACTCGACGCCCGGTTTCCGCTTGCTCGCCAAGGCCGCGCGATTTGCGTTGCCGCCGGTAACGAGCGGGCGAATCGCTACCATGCCGCGTTGACCATTGGAGGAGCCGATTCTCCCGCCCAACTCGATTGGACTTCTCCGGCCGCAAGCGGGATGAAGATCTACGTCCAGACCAATAGCACCGACGATCTGCAGGTGACTCCCGGCGACGGCGTGAAGCTCTCGGACTCGGGAATGTTCGTGCATCCTCTGACCCATCAGGTGGTGATCGAATTGGATGTTCCGGCCGGTAAGGGAAGCTTGTCGGTTGCTTCCAAGTCCGGACAGAAGTATCGCGCCGATGCGTATCTCGAGAACCCCGACGACCGATTCGCCGAAGTCCCCGCGAACCCCGAAAAGCAGCTCGGCACGCCGGGCAGCAGTACGAATGTGATCACGGTAGGCAGTTACAATTGGAACGACAAGTTCGAGCACGCGGGAAAAGTCTACACGTTGCCGGACTCGGAGGACAACACAAAGAGCGCGATGACAATCGGCGCCTTGTCGGGCTACTCATCCCCCGGATTCCTGCGGATCGGCGATGCCGTGAAGCCCGAGATCGGCGCGCCGGGACAGTACTTCGCAGCGGCGGCGCCGCTCGTACTAAAGAGCGTGGACTGGGCCCGCGACACCTCGGGCCATTATCAATTGTTCAACGGCACGAGCGCGGCCGCTCCGTACACCGCCGGCATCGTCGCTCTGATGATGCAAAGGAATCCCAAGATCACTCCTGGGGAAATCAAGAACGCGTTCAAGACGAACGCGACAACGGACGACTTCACCGGTCCCGTCCCCAATATCGACTGGGGCTACGGCAAACTCGACGCCGACGCGGTCCGCCGCATCTTGGTCGGGAAATATGCAGTTTGGGTTTACCAAAATGTGAACGGACAATGGGTCAAGCAGAACAATCGCACGCTCGCCACCGACGACCCCGATCAGGCCGCGAACTATGCCGCGGCAGTCAATAAGGTCAACGGTTGGAAAGCTACCTCGAACGCCCCGTCAAAGTAATCATCTAGAGTGTCCCTTTGAGTGCGGCCGGCGTCCCGGCCACGTCCGTTGTGGCAACGATTTCCTTCCGCGCATTTAAGGAGTCAGAACCGTGCTACGCCGAGCCCTGATTCGAACTTTCTTGTTTTTCGGCCTGATCGGCGCGATGGTCGGGCAATCGGGCTGTTCCTCGAAGCTGCCCGGCAGACCCGCTGAGCCAAGCGTGGCTGCAACGGCGGAGCGATTTGCGCCGGATGATTGGGCGTCGCTGAAGGCGGAAAAGTCCGGCGCCCTCACCACGGGAGCCGCGGCGCCGGTCGCGCCCGCGGCGGGACAGCCAGCGTATGCCCCCTACAATTTGGAATTCGACTCCGCCGCCTCTTGCAAAGCGCTTCAAGTGGACGGCGTGCACGTGCTCACCCGCTTCGACCGGTTTGCCGATATTCTCATCTCGCCCACGGATGACAATGCCTTTAAGAAACTCAGCTCAGCGCATGGCATGCGGTGGTTTGAAATTGCGTCTGGAACCGTGGCGCCGCCGCCGCCACCGCTCGCGCCGGCCGCCGAGACAACACGCGCCGTTCCCGAAGAAATCATTCGCGGCGGCCTCAACGGCCTGACGGGAAAGGGAGTGATCGTCGCCGTGCTCGATTCGGGCGTCGATTTCCATCACCCCGACTTCATCTCCTACGACTCCGCGGGCCGGCCGACTTCTCGCCTACTGTACTTCTGGGACACGCTGCGCAACCGTCGCTCCGACGACAAGCTGGGTTCAGCGGCACCGGTGACCTACCCCAACGGCGCCTCGATCGGCACGATCTACAGCCGCGGCGAATTGACCGCCGACTTACGGAGCAGTCAGCCGCAAATCACCGATTGCGACACGAACGGCCACGGAACGGCGTGCGCGGGCATTGCCGCGGGAAATGGCCGGGCGTCGAACGGGCAGTTTGCCGGGGTGGCGCCCGACGCGGACATCATCGCCGTGCGCATCGGCGGTGCGGATGGAACGATGGCGTCGCCCTATTTGATCGGAGCAATTTGTGACTGGTTGGAAAAGGTCGCGGCCCAATCACCGCTAGTGATTTCTTGCAGCTTTGGCGGAAGCTTTGGGGGCCACGACGGCTTCATGGTCGAGGAGCGCCAGCTCGACGCTCGTTTTCCGTTGGACCGGCCAGGCCGAGCGATTTGTTTTTCGGCCGGAAACGATCGTACGAAACACTACCATACCGGACTGACCATCGCTGGGTCCGCCTCGCCTGGGAAGCTCGATTGGACCGTTCCCGACGCATGCCGCATCAGGATTTACGTGCAGACTAATAACAAGAACGATCTGCAAATGACTCCCGGTGCAGGCACGACGCTAACGGCGTCGGGAACGTCGTTGTACGCCTTGACCCAGCAGGTCGTGCTCTCCGCGACGGTTCCCAAAGGCAAGGGAAGCTTGTCGATCGTCTCCAAGGCGGGGCGCACCTACCATGCCGACGCCTATCTCGCCAACGCCGATGGCGAATTCACAGACGGCGACGGCAAGTGCGAGAAACTGGTCGTCACCCCGGGCAGCGGCGGAAATGTCATCACCGTTGGCAGCTACAATTGGAACAATTTATTTGAGCAAGCGGGCAAAGTGATCAGTTTGGCCGACGCGGAAGACAAGACCAAGAGCCCGATGACGATCGGCGGATTGTCCGGCTATTCATCCCCCGGATTTCTGCGGATCGGCGACGCGGTCAAGCCAGAGATCGTGGCGCCGGGACAATACTTCGCCGCGGCGGCCCCGCTCGTTCTGAAGAGCGTGGATTGGGCGCGCGACACTTCAGGCCGCTACCGAGCGTTCAATGGCACGAGCGCGGCCGCTCCGTACACCGCCGGCATCGTCGCTCTGATGATGCAAAAGAATCCCAAGATCACTCCCGGTGAAATCAAGAACGCCTTCAAAACGAATGCGACGACGGACGAATACACTGGTCCCGTCCCCAATATCGATTGGGGCTATGGCAAGCTCGACGCCGACGCGGTTCGCCGCATCTTGGTCGGGAAGTATGCCGTTTGGGTTTACCAAAACGTGAACGGCCAATGGATCAAGCAGGACGGCCGCACGCTCAACACCGACGACCCGCAAAAGGCCGCGGATTATGCCGCCGAAGTCAATAAAGTCAGCGGTTGGAAAGCGACCTCAAACGCGCCGGCGAAGTAGAAGCGCCGTCCCGCCGCTTAACTCTTCTTCGGCCCGGTCAACAAGTTCGAGTCTTTACGGCACCAATTCCGCCGCTCGGGCGTTGGACTCGACCTGCTCGACGCTTTTGCAGCCGGGTATCACGGTGCTCACCGCCGGATTTTTCAGGCACCAGGCCAGTGCCCACTGCGCCATTTCCATTCCAGGCGGCACTTCGCTGGCCGCGATCTGCTGCACTTCCGTCAGCATTTGCTGCACCTTGGCGGGGTCTTGAGTTGCCCGGAAATTCTGCCCCGCGAACGTCGTCCCCGGCTTGTATTTTCCGGATAGGTAGCCGCTGGCCAGCGGCACGCGCGCCAAAACTCCGAGATTCTGCTCCCGCGCAATCGGCAGCGCCGTGGTCTCCGGCCGCCGGTCGAGCCGGTTAAAGACGACCTGCAGCGCTTCGACGCCGGCCTCCCGCGAGGCCTTGGCCTGTGGGGTTGGGTCCAGCGCCGCCGCGATCGAGTTTCCGATATGCCGGACCTTGCCCGCCTTCTTCGCTTCGCCGAGGAAAGTCCAGAGTTCGGAATTGAAAAACTCGCTATCCCGCACCGAGTGGAATTGGTACAGGTCGATGCGATCGGTTCGCAGCGCCTTGAGCGAATCGTCGAGCTGCTGCCGCACATGCCCAATGTCCCGTTCGTCAGTCCGGCTCATGAACGAATGAAAGCGGTGCCCAAACTTCGTCGCGATCACCCAGTCATCCCGCTGCCCCAGCCGCGCCAACGCTTGCCCGATCAAAGATTCGGAAAGATGGTCTCCGTAGCACTCGGCCGTATCGAGCAGATTGATTCCCAGCTCGTGAGCCTTGGCCAGGAGCTGCGTCACCTCGTCAACGGAGAAATCGTGCCCCCATTCACCGCCAAGCTGCCAGGTGCCCAACCCGACAACCGAAACGCGCAGGCCGGTCGTTCCGAGGATTCGGTATTTCATGCCCGGCATTGTAGCAAGGGCCACGAGTTTTGCACGGCGCTTTGAGGGTTCGACGTCGCATAATGTGAGGTGAATCTCGGGCTGGCCTTGACGGCCCAATGCTGTTGACCGTGCACCTTCCGGCTGGGACATTGATCGTGACGACAGGAATTCTCCTGATCCCAGGCAATCCCTGATTGGCGATGTGCAAACCGTATGGTCATTCTGGATCAACTCACCAAGCGATTCGGAGCGCAGACGGCGGTCGATTCGATTTCGTTTGAGATTCCCGCCGGTCAGATCGTGGGTTTCCTGGGCCCGAATGGCGCCGGAAAATCCACGACGCTCAAAATGCTCACCGGGATGATCGAACCGACCAGCGGCAGCGCCACCATTTGTGGATTCGACTTGCAGCGCGAACCGATCGAAGTCAAGCGCCGCGTCGGGTTCGTGCCGGAATCGGGGGCCGTCTTTGAGTCGCTGACGGGACTCGAATACCTGGAGATGGTGGCCGCATTGTATGGCATCGCGCGACATGCCGCGCGCGACCGCATCGAGCAGTTCATCGCGTTCTTTGATTTGAGTTTTGCCACGCTGACGGAAAAGCTGCTGGGCGCCTATTCGAAGGGCATGCGCCGCAAAGTCGTCATTACCGCCGCGCTCTTGCACAATCCGCCGGTGGTTTTTTTCGACGAACCCCTGGATGGTCTGGACGCCAACGCGGCCGTCGGCTTCAAGACTCTCATTCAAACGCTCGCACGCGAGGGGAAGACGATCGTCTACAGCTCGCACATTCTCGATGTTGTCGAACGCGTATGCCACCGCGTCATTATCATCGACAAGGGGAGGCTTCTATTGGACGGCAAGCCCGACGAATTGGTCGCGGCCCACAGCGCCGGCACGTTGGAACGGTTGTTCACCCGATTGACCGGGGGCGCCGAACTCGAACGCCGCGCGGAAGACTTCGCGAAAACCTTCCTGCCATGAATCCAGCCGGAGCCAGGCCGCCGTCGTCCAGCGAGCGCGTCCCTTCCACGGAACGGACTCTGCGAAAACTATTTCTCACGCTCTTTCTCCGCGGACGCAGCTCGCGTGGGCTCAGCAAACAAAGTGCCCCTAAATCGGTTGGCCGAAAACTCGCGAGCAGCCTCGTTCTGTATGTGCTATTGGGGCTCTTCGCGTTAAGCCTGCGGGACA
This window harbors:
- a CDS encoding ABC transporter ATP-binding protein translates to MVILDQLTKRFGAQTAVDSISFEIPAGQIVGFLGPNGAGKSTTLKMLTGMIEPTSGSATICGFDLQREPIEVKRRVGFVPESGAVFESLTGLEYLEMVAALYGIARHAARDRIEQFIAFFDLSFATLTEKLLGAYSKGMRRKVVITAALLHNPPVVFFDEPLDGLDANAAVGFKTLIQTLAREGKTIVYSSHILDVVERVCHRVIIIDKGRLLLDGKPDELVAAHSAGTLERLFTRLTGGAELERRAEDFAKTFLP
- a CDS encoding aldo/keto reductase yields the protein MKYRILGTTGLRVSVVGLGTWQLGGEWGHDFSVDEVTQLLAKAHELGINLLDTAECYGDHLSESLIGQALARLGQRDDWVIATKFGHRFHSFMSRTDERDIGHVRQQLDDSLKALRTDRIDLYQFHSVRDSEFFNSELWTFLGEAKKAGKVRHIGNSIAAALDPTPQAKASREAGVEALQVVFNRLDRRPETTALPIAREQNLGVLARVPLASGYLSGKYKPGTTFAGQNFRATQDPAKVQQMLTEVQQIAASEVPPGMEMAQWALAWCLKNPAVSTVIPGCKSVEQVESNARAAELVP
- a CDS encoding S8 family serine peptidase, which gives rise to MLRRALIRTFLFFGLIGAMVGQSGCSSKLPGRPAEPSVAATAERFAPDDWASLKAEKSGALTTGAAAPVAPAAGQPAYAPYNLEFDSAASCKALQVDGVHVLTRFDRFADILISPTDDNAFKKLSSAHGMRWFEIASGTVAPPPPPLAPAAETTRAVPEEIIRGGLNGLTGKGVIVAVLDSGVDFHHPDFISYDSAGRPTSRLLYFWDTLRNRRSDDKLGSAAPVTYPNGASIGTIYSRGELTADLRSSQPQITDCDTNGHGTACAGIAAGNGRASNGQFAGVAPDADIIAVRIGGADGTMASPYLIGAICDWLEKVAAQSPLVISCSFGGSFGGHDGFMVEERQLDARFPLDRPGRAICFSAGNDRTKHYHTGLTIAGSASPGKLDWTVPDACRIRIYVQTNNKNDLQMTPGAGTTLTASGTSLYALTQQVVLSATVPKGKGSLSIVSKAGRTYHADAYLANADGEFTDGDGKCEKLVVTPGSGGNVITVGSYNWNNLFEQAGKVISLADAEDKTKSPMTIGGLSGYSSPGFLRIGDAVKPEIVAPGQYFAAAAPLVLKSVDWARDTSGRYRAFNGTSAAAPYTAGIVALMMQKNPKITPGEIKNAFKTNATTDEYTGPVPNIDWGYGKLDADAVRRILVGKYAVWVYQNVNGQWIKQDGRTLNTDDPQKAADYAAEVNKVSGWKATSNAPAK
- a CDS encoding S8 family serine peptidase, yielding MPCQSLIRAALFASFAAAAIAAQPAPPSLPAGKPLTIPVAPKGQRFAASDRAAIKNRKFRILEPGAAPPSAAAPGAAAAVQPKFAALNLEFADADSCRALQVDGVYVISRYDRFADVIVSLEDEKTVDNLFAAPGVVWGEPAGGAVTPPPPPLTPATEMARGVPEEIIRGGINGLTGKGVIVAVIDTGVDFHHPDFISYDSAGRPTSRLLYFWDTLRVRRPGDGLGSAAPVTFPDGTSIGTIYNRDEMTADLRNNQPQINDCDTNGHGTACASIAAGNGRAAGGRYTGVAPDADIVAVRVGDAAGTMVAGYLLGPICDWLEKVAGQSPLVISCSFGGIYGGHDGFAIKERQLDARFPLARQGRAICVAAGNERANRYHAALTIGGADSPAQLDWTSPAASGMKIYVQTNSTDDLQVTPGDGVKLSDSGMFVHPLTHQVVIELDVPAGKGSLSVASKSGQKYRADAYLENPDDRFAEVPANPEKQLGTPGSSTNVITVGSYNWNDKFEHAGKVYTLPDSEDNTKSAMTIGALSGYSSPGFLRIGDAVKPEIGAPGQYFAAAAPLVLKSVDWARDTSGHYQLFNGTSAAAPYTAGIVALMMQRNPKITPGEIKNAFKTNATTDDFTGPVPNIDWGYGKLDADAVRRILVGKYAVWVYQNVNGQWVKQNNRTLATDDPDQAANYAAAVNKVNGWKATSNAPSK